The following proteins are co-located in the Solanum pennellii chromosome 8, SPENNV200 genome:
- the LOC107029045 gene encoding glucan endo-1,3-beta-glucosidase 2-like isoform X2 produces METNKSLLFLLFLAVSAVLADEDVFIGVNIGTELSDMPHPTQVVALLKAQQIRHVRLFNADRGMLLALANTGIKVAVSVPNEQILGVGQSNTTAANWVTQNIISHYPATNITTICVGSEVLSALPNAAPILVNALKFVHSALLASNLDRQIKVSTPLASTIILDSFPPSQAFFNHSVKPVLIPLLKFLQSTNSYFMLNVYPYYDYMQSNGVIPLDYALFKPLAANKEAVDSNTLLHYTNVFDAMIDAAYFAMADVNFTNIPVMVTESGWPSVGESNEPDATVDNANTYNSNLIKHVLNKTGTPKHPGIAVSTYIYELYNEDAKAGPLSEKNWGLFNNNGTPVYILRLTESGSLFANNTSNQTYCVAKEGADAKMLQAGLDWACGTGKVNCAPLMQGGPCYDPDNVAAHATYAFDAYYHMMGKAPGTCDFTGVATITTTNPSHGTCLFSSNGKNATFLNGTAPAMDSTSSSAYPARYLNNNAFSTTLMMILGTLGFSMVLL; encoded by the exons ATGTCTTTATTGGAGTAAACATTGGAACGGAGCTCTCGGACATGCCACATCCAACTCAAGTAGTTGCACTTCTTAAAGCACAGCAAATTCGACATGTTCGCCTCTTCAATGCTGACCGTGGTATGCTCCTTGCACTTGCAAATACAGGCATCAAAGTCGCTGTTTCTGTGCCTAATGAACAGATCCTTGGTGTTGGTCAGTCAAATACCACTGCTGCTAATTGGGTTACCCAAAATATTATCTCACATTATCCAGCTACCAACATTACAACCATATGTGTTGGTTCCGAGGTTCTATCAGCTCTTCCAAATGCTGCACCGATCCTTGTCAACGCCCTTAAGTTCGTTCATTCAGCCCTTTTGGCATCGAACCTGGACAGGCAGATAAAAGTTTCAACACCTCTAGCTTCTACCATCATCCTCGACTCGTTCCCCCCATCTCAAGCCTTCTTCAATCACAGTGTGAAGCCAGTATTAATACCTCTGCTCAAATTCCTTCAGTCCACTAattcttatttcatgctaaatGTCTATCCTTATTACGACTACATGCAATCGAATGGTGTTATTCCGCTAGATTATGCTCTCTTCAAGCCTCTAGCTGCAAACAAAGAAGCTGTGGACTCCAACACACTTTTGCATTATACTAACGTCTTTGATGCAATGATCGATGCTGCTTATTTTGCGATGGCTGATGTCAATTTCACCAATATTCCTGTTATGGTGACTGAATCAGGCTGGCCATCAGTGGGTGAATCGAACGAACCTGATGCTACTGTAGACAATGCCAACACATACAACAGCAATCTGATAAAACATGTGCTAAACAAAACCGGAACTCCCAAGCATCCCGGTATTGCTGTTAGTACTTACATCTATGAGCTATACAATGAAGATGCTAAGGCAGGGCCTTTGTCAGAGAAGAATTGGGGACTATTTAACAACAATGGCACACCAGTTTATATTCTACGGTTGACTGAATCAGGATCTCTTTTTGCAAACAATACTTCAAACCAGACTTACTGCGTTGCAAAAGAAGGGGCGGATGCTAAAATGCTACAGGCTGGTTTGGATTGGGCTTGCGGAACTGGTAAGGTAAATTGTGCACCATTGATGCAGGGAGGACCGTGTTATGACCCAGATAACGTGGCTGCACATGCTACATATGCTTTTGATGCTTACTATCACATGATGGGGAAGGCTCCCGGGACTTGTGACTTCACCGGGGTGGCTACAATCACCACAACTAATCCAA GTCATGGTACTTGTCTATTTTCAAG TAATGGCAAAAACGCTACTTTCCTAAATGGCACAGCTCCAGCTATGGACTCCACGAGCTCATCAGCCTATCCTGCCCGGTACTTAAACAACAACGCCTTTTCAACAACACTGATGATGATTCTAGGAACTCTAGGATTTAGCATGGTTCTTTTGTAG
- the LOC107029045 gene encoding glucan endo-1,3-beta-glucosidase 2-like isoform X1 has protein sequence METNKSLLFLLFLAVSAVLADEDVFIGVNIGTELSDMPHPTQVVALLKAQQIRHVRLFNADRGMLLALANTGIKVAVSVPNEQILGVGQSNTTAANWVTQNIISHYPATNITTICVGSEVLSALPNAAPILVNALKFVHSALLASNLDRQIKVSTPLASTIILDSFPPSQAFFNHSVKPVLIPLLKFLQSTNSYFMLNVYPYYDYMQSNGVIPLDYALFKPLAANKEAVDSNTLLHYTNVFDAMIDAAYFAMADVNFTNIPVMVTESGWPSVGESNEPDATVDNANTYNSNLIKHVLNKTGTPKHPGIAVSTYIYELYNEDAKAGPLSEKNWGLFNNNGTPVYILRLTESGSLFANNTSNQTYCVAKEGADAKMLQAGLDWACGTGKVNCAPLMQGGPCYDPDNVAAHATYAFDAYYHMMGKAPGTCDFTGVATITTTNPSHGTCLFSSSNGKNATFLNGTAPAMDSTSSSAYPARYLNNNAFSTTLMMILGTLGFSMVLL, from the exons ATGTCTTTATTGGAGTAAACATTGGAACGGAGCTCTCGGACATGCCACATCCAACTCAAGTAGTTGCACTTCTTAAAGCACAGCAAATTCGACATGTTCGCCTCTTCAATGCTGACCGTGGTATGCTCCTTGCACTTGCAAATACAGGCATCAAAGTCGCTGTTTCTGTGCCTAATGAACAGATCCTTGGTGTTGGTCAGTCAAATACCACTGCTGCTAATTGGGTTACCCAAAATATTATCTCACATTATCCAGCTACCAACATTACAACCATATGTGTTGGTTCCGAGGTTCTATCAGCTCTTCCAAATGCTGCACCGATCCTTGTCAACGCCCTTAAGTTCGTTCATTCAGCCCTTTTGGCATCGAACCTGGACAGGCAGATAAAAGTTTCAACACCTCTAGCTTCTACCATCATCCTCGACTCGTTCCCCCCATCTCAAGCCTTCTTCAATCACAGTGTGAAGCCAGTATTAATACCTCTGCTCAAATTCCTTCAGTCCACTAattcttatttcatgctaaatGTCTATCCTTATTACGACTACATGCAATCGAATGGTGTTATTCCGCTAGATTATGCTCTCTTCAAGCCTCTAGCTGCAAACAAAGAAGCTGTGGACTCCAACACACTTTTGCATTATACTAACGTCTTTGATGCAATGATCGATGCTGCTTATTTTGCGATGGCTGATGTCAATTTCACCAATATTCCTGTTATGGTGACTGAATCAGGCTGGCCATCAGTGGGTGAATCGAACGAACCTGATGCTACTGTAGACAATGCCAACACATACAACAGCAATCTGATAAAACATGTGCTAAACAAAACCGGAACTCCCAAGCATCCCGGTATTGCTGTTAGTACTTACATCTATGAGCTATACAATGAAGATGCTAAGGCAGGGCCTTTGTCAGAGAAGAATTGGGGACTATTTAACAACAATGGCACACCAGTTTATATTCTACGGTTGACTGAATCAGGATCTCTTTTTGCAAACAATACTTCAAACCAGACTTACTGCGTTGCAAAAGAAGGGGCGGATGCTAAAATGCTACAGGCTGGTTTGGATTGGGCTTGCGGAACTGGTAAGGTAAATTGTGCACCATTGATGCAGGGAGGACCGTGTTATGACCCAGATAACGTGGCTGCACATGCTACATATGCTTTTGATGCTTACTATCACATGATGGGGAAGGCTCCCGGGACTTGTGACTTCACCGGGGTGGCTACAATCACCACAACTAATCCAA GTCATGGTACTTGTCTATTTTCAAG CAGTAATGGCAAAAACGCTACTTTCCTAAATGGCACAGCTCCAGCTATGGACTCCACGAGCTCATCAGCCTATCCTGCCCGGTACTTAAACAACAACGCCTTTTCAACAACACTGATGATGATTCTAGGAACTCTAGGATTTAGCATGGTTCTTTTGTAG